The genomic stretch TTTTTAGaggataaaaatataaataatagtattCAAATGCAAAAAATTCACATTTAACTTTAGAAGCAAAATAGCActtaaatcaaattttaaacaaTTCTAGCAACTCAAACTCATCTTAAACTCAAATTAAATAAGTAAACTGAACCGATTTAGTTAATACTACTTTGTATCACAAaatcttaaataaaatttaacaaTGCAGAGCGCATAGCATATTTTagcattttcaattttataatataatgaattgttaaaaatagtaaattttACTTTATTGAATTAGAAGTAAAATGAAAACTGAAGAAAATTGAACATGTGTAATACTAATACTACTAGTTTAATACTGCAAAGTGCAAACAAGGCTCATTTTAAGGAAAATAACACGTCATTTTATGGAaaagtataaaataatattatagtaGTCATGTTTAATGACTTAGTCTTCTTCTTCCCCGTTTAGCGTCCGCCATTGTTACGTTTATTCCTATAACTTTTTTTCATCTTCAGGTTATGTTCAGCCCCACTAATCATCCAGTTTTCAGTTCTACAACATTCATGTAGTGACATTGTTACGTTTATTCCTGtaacttttttcattttcaggTTATGTTCAGCCCCACTAATCATCCAATTTTCAATTCTACAGCATTCATATAGTACCATTGTTACGTTTATTCCTGcaacttttttcattttcaggTTATGTTAAGCCCCAATAATCATCCAGTTTTCAGTTCTACAGCATTCATATAGTAAGGGCTTAAGACAATTttccaaaaatttcaaaaaatatacaagtacaaagaaccaaaaaaaaattattttggtATGGGCTTAAGCCCTACCCTCTCTCCTTTACTGTGACCTGCTCCTGCTTACAAATATACATCACTGCTATATAAACCCTTTTGCACTCGGAAAGTTCTCGGAGTTAATTTACTGTTGATCGcaatttgtattttgtttaattgttgCTCACAATTTGCTTGAAAGACACAGAGCAGCAAGCCGGAAGTCTGTGCTCGAAAAACTGTGTCGTTTTTGTAATGCATTGTGAATTACAAGATTCTCAGTTAAAGGTGGCGTGGCAACAACAAGTATACAACGTCGGAGAAACATTGGGTTGGTAGTAAGGAATTAGAGAATGTAGAAAACAACAAACTAGAAATTGAAATGCTATTCTCTAGAGTGCGTACGGTACATGCAACGTTTTACTTCACCAAATACAGATTATTCAACTCCATTAATACACACAAGCCAGAGAAAGTAAAAAGAGAATACACAGGCCATAATAACGAGTTACACAACGATAAGCTGTGCTGGCAAAGCTACCTCCATGAGTGTTCGTGGTCAGCACCAAGACAGTCCAATCGTCCTCCGTCCCTATTCCTGCCCCGGTGAACTTGGAGTCGTTCAAGTACTTTGCGTTCTGAGACTGCGTGTAGTTTGTTAGGACCAGCGTCGCTGTCCGTTTAGGCACGCACACCGGCAGGATCATCCCCTCCGTTGTCGTGTTCACGTCTACCTTGCACTTGCTCAGCACGGCCGGGTAGTCCGACATGAGCTGCGACTGCATGGTCGCCCCCGTGCTGGACGTGCAGCTCTTGTCCTTCATTTTGTCTGCTATCTCATCAGCCACGCAGTCGGCCTTGTCGTTCTTCAAGAGTGCCGGAGCTTTGGCTGAAGTCCTGAAACTGTTGATTCCTTGTAGTAGGTCTTGCTCTTCTGCACATATATGTCCACATTTATTCTATCTTAATTAATACCCAAGCTCATATTGGATTGAAATAAACACACTAAAATTACTCATTAATaacatttatttaaattgaaaagaaaaaaacaaaacaaaacaaaaaagggATAAATTCGTATAGCATCATAACTTTGTGCATCATTTAAGTACTACTTGTACTGTTGTACATCGAATATGCAATTAAACACATGTTGAAGATTGGGAAAATCAAAACATGCCTTCGAAGATGATTTGCTAAAGATGTTCCACTTAAAACTAAAATACAGTACTTCCTCCGTTGAGCAATAGTGGTGTCTAAGTGTGGAGTAATTTTCTTTtctagtaaaagtcaacacatttctcatttattactttattcactctccatctctatctttttcatttcttactGTAGTATTCTTCCTTTTATTAACaaacttaacacaatttttcttaaattgcatgATGAAAAGAAACGTATGTACTGAAGGGGAAGGAGTAGTTCTTTTCGagagagtgaatgcaatatcaGTAGAAACAAAATCACGAGTAGTAAACACTAAATCATAATTGTAGCATAAATATATTGACTCACTCTGCGGatgagagagagggagtagAATTAATTACCATCAGAGCGTACTTGCACAGAAAAGAGCAAGAGGAAGGCATGAAGCAGCACAAGACGAGTCCCAAAACATTCCATTTGTTGCTGTCAAAAAATTCTGAGTAGACAAAGTTATTGTTGCAGAAAATCAAGAATTGAAAATGGGAAAAGGATTGTCAAGTAAAACTAGATTGCAAGGAAGCGGCAGGTTTCAACACGTTGCGTCCATGCAAACTACACACCTCAACTCCTCACACGTCTTCGAATCGCCATTTTTCACTCTacacatattatatataatatatactccctcttagtaataaaatataattaattccaTACCTAATCTTATCTTTTCATCCTCAACTCCACACACCATTGTTTCTTTTGGATTATTAAttttagagtaaaggccaaaattggtcctgaacatacagccattttacgattttggtcctaaacattatcttttggattttttggtcctgcacatatggacatttgatcattttggtcctgcacatatggaaatttgatcattttggtcccccgtcaacattttcgttaaaaactaacggtcaacattatcttttggattttttggtcctgcacatatggatatttgatcattttggtcctgcacatatggaattttgatcattttggtcctccgtcaacattttcgttaaaaactaacggtcaacgaccgatttttgactaaaacaatgggttgggtcgggtttgggttacacgttaagaaaaaaaataattattttttattaattaaaaaattataaaactttaatttttagttatttttgttgattaaaaatattataacgactaaaacatgatgttattatacgatttaaacatgatattacacaataaaataaaaaattaccaaattaaaataatcattttttaatcaaaataataaaattaaagtatattaatatttaatctatataataaaattaaataattaaaaaattatttttaataaaatctaagcataatattttcttcaaattcatgaaaaaattaattcaaaaatactatactttaattttattaattaaaaaatattaattaattttttaagaatattatgcttagattttaacgaaaatattatgcttagattttaagaaattattatttttttcttaacgtataacccaaacccgacccaaacacgacccgacccaacccattgttttagtcaaaaatcggccgttgaccgttagtttttaacgaaaatgttgacggaggaccaaaatgatcaaaattccatatgtgcaggaccaaaatgatcaaatgtccatatgtgcaggaccaaaaaatccaaaagataatgttgaccgttagtttttaacggaaatattgacggaggaccaaaatgatcaaatgtccatatgtgcaggaccaaaaaatccaaaagataatgtttaggaccaaaatcgtaaaatggctatatgtttaggaccaattttggcctttactcttaatTTTAAGTACCTAATCTTTGATCCATTTTTGGGATCATTTACAACTTACTTTGCAATTAATTAGAACCCTACGATTTCTATATGAAATTGCATTTGAGATTCGGACatgaataatatattaatatgagtCTTTGTTCTATATTCTTACACTCTTATTTCCAACAGTTTTACTCGGAATtgctatttatttaaatatatccAATTTTTAGTCTTATTTTCTAATTTACTTACACCTTATTTTCTAACATTAACCAATATATCAATATATAGTTTCTTTTATGCATtctctaatattttttttcctcgTTATTAATCTATATCTCCTTCAACTCTCCATTGTGCATGTTCCGGCAATTTTCGGCTACACcaaacacataaatatatacTGAAATTCAGATCCAACGATATAAAATTTCTGGCTTCACTGGAGGAGTAAATGTTTAGGCACCCCAAGTAATATGATTAAATGAAGAATGATGGAATTGAATTATGGGTTTTTGATATTATAGACTTGTGACGCTTTGGCATAGTTGCATGTTATTTCCTTCTCGAGTAAAGGTTAAAAAtcgtcctgaacatatagcgattttatgattttggtccagaacattatcttttgaattatttggtccTTTATAATTGAAAATGGGCAGGCTTTAGTCATTTTTTAACAGCACCGTTAAAAATTAACTGTCAACtgctatttaaattattttgactaGATTAGGATTTAGATTagaatatttagtttttttcttattttttatatgtCTAATTCTCTCTCTCTGGCCGCGCCTTCTTTTTTTTGGTTCAAAGTCCCAATAGTTAATCATTAATGTTCTTCCAAATTTTTTCTTGAATGCTTGAACATCTAAATCAGAAAGGCAAgaactacaaataaataaaacaaaatagatTATCTTAGAAACGACATCGAGACGGAGAAATTGAAGATAGAAGGAGAAATTGGGTTCTCTGTTTGGGGGAGATTTAAATTGTGGAGACCAATTCTCTTTTAATTTGGAAATAAGCAACGAAGGTGAGATAGAGATGGAAGGCGGCGACAGCCCCGGCAAGACCGCACTTTGACCAACCGAAAATCGGAGCTGGCGATGGTGCGAACTGAGATCAGAGTGAGAGGCGGCCACATAAAGGGGGAGTCTAGCGCCTTCCTCTTCTTGGATGAAGTGCGTTGTGTCGTCAGAAATTTGAGTTCACAGCGCGAGGGGCTGGTCGGTGTGGGAGTTAAAGAGGATGAAATTGCATGGACTCCGGGCAAGTTTTGGGCATTGTTGTTGGGGTCGTGAGTGACAGGACGTAGATTTAAGGTGCACCGACTTTGCTTCCATTAGAGATCAATGAGCGGCGGCGGGAGGGTAGATTTAAGGTGTTGGAATATATAAGATATATGTTGGAGGAGTAATTTAGTTTGGAGGAAGTATTTGAGAGGAGAATGAGTGGAATATATGGGAAATTATTTTGGAGTGGTGATGTGGGGAAAGTAAGACACACTCTTTATTTCTAAAACTTCTCAAGTTCTCAACTTGTACAAAATGTTACAActctctcctatttataggcaTTTACTTCATATTCTAGAATTCTCTACTAgattctttaatattt from Salvia splendens isolate huo1 chromosome 4, SspV2, whole genome shotgun sequence encodes the following:
- the LOC121800736 gene encoding uncharacterized GPI-anchored protein At3g06035-like, producing the protein MECFGTRLVLLHAFLLLFSVQVRSDEEQDLLQGINSFRTSAKAPALLKNDKADCVADEIADKMKDKSCTSSTGATMQSQLMSDYPAVLSKCKVDVNTTTEGMILPVCVPKRTATLVLTNYTQSQNAKYLNDSKFTGAGIGTEDDWTVLVLTTNTHGGSFASTAYRCVTRYYGLCILFLLSLACVY